From the genome of Pedosphaera parvula Ellin514, one region includes:
- a CDS encoding SDR family NAD(P)-dependent oxidoreductase, with amino-acid sequence MNSGLSNKVVIITGASGGIGSAIARKFAAEGAKVVLHYRNNRAQAEALRKELKDVESLVIRADLTKEADVKRLFSAATKKFGRVDNLIANAGSWETRDIPLHEMSLKQWRQTMDGVLTSAFLTTREFLRIVARQKRGNAVLIASTAGVFGEAGHADYASAKSAMAFGMTRTLKNEISRIAPHTADYCGGRFNCVCPGWTVVPRTAPKLTDAKAVRKVTSTMALPQIARPDDIANAVVFLSSDTLARHITGQTLVVAGGMEGRLLWQPDEINPDIV; translated from the coding sequence ATGAATTCTGGACTTTCAAACAAAGTTGTCATCATTACCGGCGCTTCCGGTGGCATCGGCTCAGCCATCGCCCGCAAGTTTGCGGCCGAAGGAGCCAAAGTAGTGTTGCATTATCGCAACAACCGCGCTCAGGCCGAGGCTCTGCGGAAGGAATTAAAGGATGTTGAATCCCTGGTTATCCGGGCGGACCTCACAAAGGAAGCAGACGTAAAGCGCCTTTTTTCCGCCGCCACCAAAAAGTTCGGCCGTGTTGATAACCTGATCGCCAACGCGGGCTCATGGGAGACTCGCGATATTCCCCTGCACGAAATGTCCTTGAAACAATGGCGCCAAACCATGGATGGAGTGCTCACCTCGGCCTTCCTGACCACGCGCGAGTTCCTCCGAATCGTCGCCCGTCAAAAACGCGGCAACGCCGTGCTCATCGCCTCCACGGCTGGCGTATTCGGTGAGGCCGGTCATGCGGATTATGCTTCCGCCAAATCAGCCATGGCATTTGGCATGACGCGGACGTTGAAGAACGAAATCTCCCGCATCGCGCCCCACACTGCAGATTATTGTGGTGGCCGCTTTAATTGTGTTTGCCCGGGTTGGACTGTGGTTCCTCGCACTGCCCCAAAGCTCACCGATGCGAAAGCTGTTCGCAAAGTCACCTCTACCATGGCGCTTCCGCAAATCGCCCGACCCGATGATATCGCCAACGCAGTCGTCTTTCTCTCCTCCGATACGCTGGCCCGCCATATCACCGGCCAGACCCTCGTGGTTGCGGGCGGCATGGAAGGCCGACTGCTCTGGCAACCAGACGAGATCAATCCCGACATCGTTTAA
- a CDS encoding carboxypeptidase regulatory-like domain-containing protein: MRILNFLLLLTLCFSVTLGALAEGLQPVDLKAFVGASPFQNINADYLLPRGRQVIDGTPFQIDGVIFVKGGKAASASTNSRVIPVGRSFEKLHLLVSGQTKSPEGTAVGKIHLLYTDGTEADVELRFGDHIRNWYGPWHKAEPPLGDSNSRVSWIAQFSAAATTDDYLRLFHVILNNPSPDKEVRSFTLKSTGKPTSLMFIAISVGPAKVEPLLDTIHLPKNPFPDLRPRNGDLVRGEGMVKSRDGSPIAGAHVVVSGVRQFEEGYSESSMDAPAVSQESTTDSGGKFVLPPLPDNRFYRLFISADGFASTTYGGMDPKSDPIEIRLNASTNAAATSKFMASAKVVDMDGKPISFAIVEPDGVGDGNGSYWGSGEGFPEQLMTDKNGEVVLSRKDHFEKVRITVHAPNLAPAKVWLDATNQMTTVEMGVGGIIAGRVVKDGQPLAGIRIGVTGSDRNSMHDVGNYYTKTDSNGVFNLTHLPPNTKWWLSGTMSSLKTNGAIQPTMVESGSHGASNNVGDMQVIKGLTLSGTVKTLHGEPLPKSVAIQLGYDLFADYQSAKVDSDGRFRFDGLHKGEADISLSTQGWRFGGNMRSEDFWNPWRLVGLIENDKNDLLLVIEKGNIDYNSNSSNNGQIPSTDMPQNRPIAGAEPSAGPPAIILAGKVVDDKTGLALPVVRITPGRKPPIVSTGTPAPKPLLEQVLEPLKTKTIPWNERPYWQFNRKGSFTNSNFAVEFFPLTSSPILRVEADGYEPIETEPVTVTTSNLVIRSNRARVPMALCFFRTANQHPAPPFFMQCSRNNLV; the protein is encoded by the coding sequence ATGCGGATACTAAATTTTCTTTTGCTTTTGACGCTCTGTTTTTCCGTCACATTGGGCGCGTTGGCCGAAGGGCTGCAACCGGTCGATCTCAAAGCATTTGTCGGAGCGTCGCCATTTCAAAACATCAACGCCGATTATTTGCTTCCGCGCGGCCGGCAGGTAATTGATGGAACTCCCTTCCAGATAGACGGTGTGATCTTTGTGAAAGGCGGCAAGGCCGCGAGTGCTTCAACCAACTCTCGCGTCATCCCAGTGGGTAGGAGCTTCGAGAAGCTGCATCTGCTTGTTTCCGGCCAAACCAAATCGCCGGAAGGAACCGCAGTCGGTAAAATCCATCTGCTTTATACTGACGGTACCGAGGCCGATGTGGAATTGCGCTTTGGTGATCATATCCGTAATTGGTATGGCCCCTGGCACAAGGCTGAACCTCCCCTGGGTGACTCCAACTCGCGTGTCTCCTGGATTGCCCAATTTTCTGCCGCTGCCACCACCGACGATTACCTCCGCCTCTTCCACGTCATCTTGAACAATCCCTCTCCGGACAAGGAGGTCCGTTCGTTCACTCTAAAGTCCACCGGAAAACCCACTTCGCTTATGTTCATTGCCATCAGCGTTGGTCCGGCAAAGGTGGAACCGCTTCTCGATACAATTCACCTTCCGAAAAATCCTTTCCCCGACTTGCGCCCCCGCAATGGGGACCTGGTTCGCGGAGAAGGTATGGTTAAAAGCCGGGATGGTTCGCCAATCGCCGGGGCTCATGTAGTCGTTTCCGGAGTGCGTCAGTTCGAGGAGGGTTATTCCGAATCCTCCATGGATGCTCCAGCCGTCAGCCAGGAGTCAACGACTGATTCGGGCGGAAAATTTGTCCTGCCACCCCTTCCCGATAACCGGTTCTACCGTTTATTTATATCTGCCGATGGTTTTGCTTCCACAACGTACGGCGGAATGGATCCCAAATCCGATCCCATCGAGATTCGGTTGAACGCTTCAACCAATGCCGCCGCCACATCAAAATTCATGGCGAGCGCGAAAGTCGTGGACATGGATGGCAAGCCCATTTCGTTCGCCATTGTCGAACCCGACGGTGTTGGTGACGGCAATGGGTCTTATTGGGGAAGTGGTGAAGGCTTCCCGGAGCAGCTCATGACTGACAAAAATGGAGAAGTAGTTTTGTCCCGCAAAGATCACTTTGAGAAAGTCCGAATCACAGTACATGCACCCAACCTGGCACCTGCCAAAGTGTGGCTGGATGCAACGAATCAAATGACCACTGTCGAAATGGGTGTGGGTGGAATTATCGCGGGCCGGGTCGTCAAGGATGGTCAACCACTCGCAGGTATCCGCATAGGCGTAACCGGATCCGATCGAAACTCCATGCATGATGTCGGAAATTATTACACCAAAACAGATTCCAACGGGGTATTCAACCTGACGCATCTTCCGCCCAATACAAAATGGTGGCTATCCGGCACCATGTCCTCACTCAAAACCAATGGAGCCATACAGCCAACGATGGTCGAATCAGGATCTCACGGTGCTTCAAATAACGTCGGTGATATGCAAGTCATAAAAGGCCTCACGTTATCGGGAACTGTTAAGACATTGCACGGCGAACCGTTGCCCAAATCGGTAGCTATTCAACTGGGTTATGATCTCTTCGCAGATTACCAATCCGCCAAGGTTGATTCCGACGGTCGTTTCAGATTCGATGGCCTGCATAAAGGAGAGGCAGACATATCCCTCTCGACTCAAGGGTGGCGATTTGGCGGCAACATGCGCAGCGAGGATTTTTGGAATCCCTGGCGGCTGGTTGGATTGATAGAAAATGACAAGAACGATCTGCTGCTCGTAATTGAAAAGGGGAATATCGATTACAATTCGAATTCATCGAACAATGGTCAAATTCCTTCCACGGATATGCCTCAGAATCGTCCTATTGCGGGAGCCGAACCCTCAGCGGGACCACCAGCTATTATTCTCGCCGGAAAGGTTGTGGATGACAAAACCGGCCTGGCGTTACCAGTGGTAAGAATCACCCCGGGCCGCAAGCCGCCCATTGTGTCCACCGGCACGCCGGCTCCCAAACCTCTCCTGGAGCAGGTATTGGAACCGTTAAAGACTAAAACCATTCCCTGGAATGAAAGGCCTTACTGGCAATTCAACCGCAAGGGGTCCTTTACCAACAGTAATTTCGCGGTCGAATTCTTTCCATTGACCAGCAGTCCGATCCTTAGGGTGGAAGCGGATGGTTATGAGCCCATTGAAACGGAACCCGTCACGGTAACAACCTCGAACCTGGTAATCCGCTCAAACCGGGCACGGGTCCCAATGGCATTGTGCTTCTTCCGGACGGCAAACCAGCATCCGGCGCCACCATTCTTTATGCAGTGCTCCAGGAACAATTTGGTCTGA
- a CDS encoding VIT domain-containing protein — protein MKATALPGRSYDKLQSEGGEELWVIARNSAKATPNDNKEPGSGALLTKGEGEKEEVPLPLRHTDVKASVHGYIGTVDVQQQFQNPYNAKIEAVYVFPLPHNAAVNEFVMTIGDRHIRGVIRERLEAEQIYQQAKSQGYVASLLTEERPNIFRQSVANIEPGKQIDVNIRYFQTLAYVDGWYEFVFPMVVGPRYNPSHITNGVGAVARNQGGTSGQSTEVQYLKPSERSGHEIALHLDVDAGVSIEEFSCVTHKISKTSTTPEQLSVDLSEGDRIPNKDFVLRYRIAGERIKSNFMVHRDERGGYFTMMLYPPKELGQLGRAPMEMVFVLDCSGSMSGEPIAQAKAAIRHALKQLQPGDSFQIINFSEHASQLGAKPLEATPENIRKGLAYVEALNSDGPTEMIEGIKAALDFPHDPERLRFVCFLTDGFIGNEAEILAAVHERIGASRIFSFGVGSCNRYLLDHLAKMGGGAVAHLGLHDNGAKVMDDFFERVSHPAMTDIKVDWGNLQVSEVYPQQMPDLFVGRPVILTGRFSGANTANIRVTGKAGVQPIELNFPVTLEDSAGNALPSVWARAKIAELADRTTYQANSDLQGEIKQVALDYGLISAFTAFLAVDSSQKTAGNVGTTVPVAVPVPEGVKYETTVPEK, from the coding sequence ATGAAAGCGACCGCTTTGCCTGGTCGCAGTTACGATAAATTGCAAAGTGAGGGCGGAGAAGAACTATGGGTCATTGCTCGGAACTCCGCTAAAGCGACTCCGAACGATAACAAGGAGCCAGGCAGCGGAGCGTTGTTGACGAAAGGGGAAGGCGAAAAGGAAGAAGTGCCACTGCCACTCCGACACACCGATGTCAAAGCATCCGTTCACGGCTATATCGGAACGGTGGATGTGCAGCAGCAGTTTCAAAATCCTTATAATGCAAAAATTGAAGCGGTCTACGTCTTTCCACTTCCTCACAATGCCGCAGTGAATGAGTTTGTGATGACGATTGGCGACCGGCACATTCGCGGCGTCATTCGCGAGCGGCTGGAAGCGGAGCAAATTTATCAGCAGGCCAAGAGCCAGGGTTACGTCGCCTCGCTGCTCACCGAAGAACGGCCTAATATTTTCCGCCAATCCGTCGCCAATATCGAGCCGGGCAAGCAGATCGATGTAAACATTCGCTACTTCCAGACACTGGCATATGTGGATGGCTGGTATGAATTCGTTTTCCCGATGGTCGTTGGGCCGCGCTACAATCCATCACATATTACCAATGGCGTGGGGGCGGTTGCACGCAATCAGGGCGGCACTTCTGGTCAGAGCACAGAGGTCCAGTATCTAAAACCCAGTGAACGGAGCGGGCATGAGATTGCTTTGCATTTGGATGTGGATGCGGGAGTGAGCATCGAGGAATTCAGTTGCGTCACCCATAAAATAAGTAAAACGAGCACCACTCCGGAACAGTTGTCTGTGGATCTGAGCGAGGGAGATCGCATCCCAAATAAAGACTTTGTGCTGCGCTACCGGATCGCAGGCGAGCGTATTAAATCCAATTTCATGGTGCATCGTGACGAACGCGGCGGTTATTTCACGATGATGCTCTATCCACCGAAGGAGTTGGGACAATTGGGTCGGGCACCGATGGAGATGGTGTTTGTCCTGGATTGTTCCGGCAGTATGTCAGGAGAACCGATCGCACAAGCCAAGGCAGCCATACGCCACGCGTTGAAGCAGCTTCAGCCCGGCGATTCTTTTCAGATCATCAATTTCTCTGAACACGCCTCACAGTTAGGCGCAAAACCCCTGGAAGCCACACCCGAGAATATCCGCAAAGGACTGGCGTATGTTGAGGCCTTGAATAGTGATGGACCGACCGAAATGATCGAAGGCATTAAGGCTGCCCTCGATTTCCCACATGACCCGGAACGGCTGCGCTTCGTCTGCTTTTTGACCGATGGATTTATCGGCAACGAAGCTGAGATATTGGCAGCGGTTCATGAGCGGATCGGAGCATCGCGCATCTTCAGCTTTGGTGTAGGCTCGTGTAACCGCTACTTGCTCGATCACTTGGCGAAGATGGGCGGGGGAGCCGTGGCGCATCTTGGATTGCACGACAATGGAGCCAAGGTGATGGACGACTTCTTCGAGCGGGTGAGTCATCCCGCCATGACCGACATCAAAGTGGACTGGGGCAATCTCCAAGTGAGCGAAGTCTATCCGCAACAAATGCCCGACTTGTTCGTCGGTCGGCCCGTGATCTTGACGGGACGATTCAGCGGTGCCAATACCGCCAACATTCGCGTGACTGGCAAGGCGGGCGTGCAGCCCATCGAGCTTAATTTCCCAGTTACCCTCGAGGACAGCGCAGGCAATGCGTTACCCAGTGTTTGGGCCAGAGCCAAAATCGCCGAACTGGCCGATAGAACCACTTACCAGGCCAATAGTGATCTTCAGGGAGAAATAAAACAGGTGGCATTGGATTACGGTTTGATCTCGGCCTTCACAGCATTCCTTGCTGTCGATTCCAGTCAGAAAACTGCCGGAAACGTAGGCACAACCGTGCCAGTCGCCGTCCCAGTACCAGAAGGTGTAAAATACGAAACAACCGTGCCAGAAAAATAA
- a CDS encoding dockerin type I domain-containing protein, whose translation MDESQHNERNEERELKASPKLAQALRSLQKESIFIPPQVDQAVLKSIQPRLAQIKKRKAGWNRTTQILAMAAAFVLAGIVTTILLNSRHSGMGNYAREDLNHDGRVDILDAFQLARELKSGKAPKMDLNADGHTDAADVEVIARRCVSLEKGGHS comes from the coding sequence ATGGACGAATCGCAACATAACGAGCGTAATGAAGAAAGAGAGCTGAAAGCTTCGCCGAAGCTCGCTCAAGCGCTTCGGTCGTTGCAGAAGGAAAGCATCTTCATCCCGCCTCAGGTGGACCAAGCGGTGCTGAAAAGTATCCAGCCACGCCTTGCCCAGATCAAAAAGCGCAAAGCAGGTTGGAATAGAACAACCCAAATACTGGCCATGGCAGCAGCTTTCGTGCTGGCAGGCATTGTCACAACAATCCTCCTCAATTCACGCCACTCTGGTATGGGCAACTATGCGCGCGAAGATTTGAATCATGACGGTCGCGTCGATATTCTCGATGCCTTCCAACTCGCCCGTGAACTCAAGAGTGGAAAAGCTCCCAAAATGGATCTGAATGCCGACGGGCACACCGATGCCGCAGATGTCGAAGTCATCGCCCGTCGCTGTGTCAGCCTCGAGAAAGGCGGCCATTCATGA
- a CDS encoding RNA polymerase sigma factor, producing MDQNAIQALWPQVQANVGKHTKHQLEALSDLELIANINEGDEAAFEVLYHRHKDWVVNLAYRWTGSRDLALDILQEAFFYFSKKFPGFRLTAKLQTFFYPVVRNLSIASRRKSERYQSNEEEQQSMEQSAIPAHVTDEGEQLQWVLRMLPEEQREVLLLRFVDELSLAEISEAMEIPLGTVKSRLHNALETLRQDVRTKKMFEE from the coding sequence GTGGACCAAAATGCAATACAGGCATTATGGCCACAGGTGCAGGCAAACGTGGGGAAGCATACAAAGCATCAACTCGAAGCGCTCAGCGACCTCGAACTCATTGCCAATATCAATGAGGGCGACGAGGCTGCCTTCGAAGTCCTGTACCATCGTCACAAGGATTGGGTCGTCAACCTCGCCTACCGCTGGACTGGCAGCCGCGACCTGGCATTGGATATCCTGCAGGAAGCTTTCTTCTATTTTTCCAAAAAGTTCCCCGGATTTCGCCTAACGGCAAAGCTCCAGACTTTCTTCTATCCCGTGGTGCGTAATCTCTCCATCGCTTCCCGTCGAAAATCCGAACGCTATCAATCCAATGAAGAGGAACAGCAGAGCATGGAGCAATCCGCAATTCCCGCGCATGTCACGGACGAAGGAGAACAACTCCAGTGGGTTCTCAGGATGCTTCCAGAAGAGCAACGCGAAGTATTGCTCTTGCGCTTTGTGGATGAACTAAGCCTCGCCGAGATTTCAGAAGCCATGGAAATCCCCTTGGGAACAGTAAAATCCAGACTGCACAACGCCTTGGAAACCCTGCGCCAGGATGTGCGCACGAAAAAAATGTTCGAGGAATGA
- a CDS encoding alpha-L-arabinofuranosidase C-terminal domain-containing protein produces the protein MKKFSLSVWCGCLLLTSLFAPIRSGAEAPIRTFHETTNHSVATLRVQANQPSSFVIPRYITGKFSEHLHNNIYKGMDAQVLINPTLAPYPIWSGEMTPDGVTKFVIEDSAIDQQIKYGAAGSGWPESEIADLVTARKDALATFWTRVGPRDAVDTSPDTGPYVGRAQRVEVKAAGQGIAQWTYLPLHRIRKYEFEILLRSPNITNFTITLSPSGTNKTAAAHITSASPKWRRFKGFLELDASVPVEAACKLALTADAPGQFVVQRILLRPADHVNGADPDVVRLLKDSKLPLLRWPGGNFVSAYHWQDGVGPFEKRPTLPNYAWGSVEPNLFGTDEFIAFCRAVGCEPMICVNTGTGTPMEAANWIEYCNGPADSPMGALRAANGHPEPYNVKLWEVGNEMWGKWQVNWTTAAGYADRYLQFAQTMRMADPDIRLYACGAPVLWGKNWNDTLVSTVRSNMQTITDHPLIGGAVSRSADPLDVYRDFMGVPEVLENRWRNLEHDMQNAGISAPHLAVTELQLFAKLGDKPGSEPEKLNGSNLVGPGTQAEALYDVLLYHAAVRLSPFVELITHSATVNHGGGLRKHHEHVYANPCYYAQSAFAALAGSTILPVEVDCAAEKTPLVLPELRNAESKPTSYGALDAIASRTSDNVWLSLVNRGSCPLDVAVEVNGFSSSNSAEIRILSAEVPWASNSSLEPEKIKPVDSTATVQDGKLHVSLPPYTVARVSVAKK, from the coding sequence ATGAAGAAATTTAGTTTATCGGTATGGTGCGGCTGCTTGCTTTTGACGTCATTGTTTGCGCCGATTCGCAGCGGTGCCGAGGCGCCGATTCGCACATTTCATGAAACCACCAATCATTCGGTGGCCACCCTGCGCGTGCAGGCCAATCAACCCTCCTCGTTTGTCATCCCGCGCTATATTACTGGCAAGTTCTCGGAGCATCTGCACAACAATATTTACAAGGGCATGGATGCCCAAGTGTTGATCAATCCCACCTTGGCCCCTTATCCCATTTGGAGCGGTGAAATGACGCCGGACGGTGTCACCAAATTCGTCATCGAGGATTCGGCGATTGATCAACAGATTAAATATGGCGCGGCGGGCAGCGGTTGGCCGGAAAGCGAAATAGCGGATCTGGTCACCGCGCGAAAAGATGCACTGGCCACCTTCTGGACGCGGGTTGGGCCTCGCGATGCGGTGGACACCAGCCCTGACACGGGCCCATATGTTGGCCGGGCGCAACGGGTGGAAGTCAAAGCAGCGGGTCAGGGAATTGCCCAGTGGACTTATTTGCCGCTGCATCGCATTCGGAAGTACGAATTCGAAATACTCCTGCGTTCACCGAACATCACCAACTTCACCATTACACTCTCGCCGTCAGGAACCAATAAAACGGCGGCAGCCCACATTACCAGCGCCTCACCCAAATGGCGGAGGTTTAAAGGTTTTCTCGAATTGGATGCCTCTGTCCCTGTCGAGGCGGCTTGCAAACTGGCGCTCACGGCAGATGCGCCGGGGCAATTTGTGGTGCAACGCATTTTGTTGCGCCCGGCCGATCATGTGAACGGGGCCGATCCGGATGTGGTTCGTCTGCTCAAGGATTCCAAGCTGCCGCTCCTGCGCTGGCCGGGCGGCAATTTTGTGAGTGCCTACCATTGGCAGGATGGCGTGGGGCCGTTTGAGAAGCGTCCGACTCTGCCGAACTATGCCTGGGGCAGTGTGGAACCGAATCTGTTTGGGACGGATGAATTTATTGCCTTCTGTCGCGCGGTGGGATGCGAGCCGATGATTTGTGTTAACACGGGAACGGGCACTCCGATGGAGGCAGCGAACTGGATTGAATATTGCAATGGGCCGGCGGATTCGCCGATGGGTGCGTTGCGGGCGGCCAACGGGCATCCTGAACCCTACAATGTGAAGCTTTGGGAAGTGGGCAATGAGATGTGGGGCAAGTGGCAGGTGAATTGGACCACGGCTGCGGGTTATGCCGATCGTTATTTGCAGTTCGCGCAAACGATGCGGATGGCCGATCCGGATATCCGGCTTTATGCCTGCGGTGCGCCAGTGCTTTGGGGCAAGAATTGGAATGACACACTGGTATCCACGGTGCGTTCCAATATGCAGACCATCACCGATCACCCGCTCATCGGCGGAGCCGTCAGCCGCAGTGCTGATCCTTTGGATGTGTACCGGGATTTCATGGGTGTTCCTGAAGTGCTGGAGAATCGCTGGCGCAATTTGGAGCATGACATGCAGAATGCAGGCATCAGCGCGCCGCACCTGGCGGTCACAGAATTGCAATTGTTCGCCAAGCTTGGAGACAAGCCGGGTTCGGAGCCCGAAAAGCTAAATGGGAGCAACCTTGTCGGTCCCGGCACACAGGCCGAGGCCCTGTATGACGTTTTGCTTTATCATGCTGCCGTTCGCCTCTCGCCCTTTGTGGAACTTATCACCCACTCCGCGACGGTCAATCACGGTGGCGGACTGCGCAAGCATCACGAACACGTTTATGCGAATCCTTGTTACTACGCGCAAAGCGCCTTTGCGGCGCTGGCTGGCTCAACGATTTTGCCGGTGGAGGTGGATTGCGCTGCGGAGAAGACGCCGCTGGTATTGCCTGAACTGCGCAATGCCGAATCCAAGCCAACGAGTTATGGGGCGCTGGACGCCATTGCTTCCCGCACCAGTGACAATGTATGGCTCTCGCTGGTGAATCGCGGGAGTTGTCCGCTGGATGTGGCCGTGGAGGTGAACGGGTTCTCGAGTAGCAATTCAGCTGAAATCCGAATTCTCTCGGCAGAGGTCCCATGGGCAAGCAATTCCTCGCTGGAGCCGGAGAAAATCAAGCCGGTGGATTCCACGGCTACGGTTCAGGATGGCAAACTGCATGTGAGTTTGCCGCCTTACACGGTTGCGCGGGTGAGTGTGGCGAAGAAGTAG